One stretch of Priestia megaterium DNA includes these proteins:
- a CDS encoding FeoA family protein, with amino-acid sequence MMNLTTVSIGDKVKVKNIEFLDRSLERRLLSFGVKKGCELCMKQKTILGGPCIIECQGQMISIRKRDAAKIEVETA; translated from the coding sequence ATGATGAATTTAACTACCGTGAGTATTGGCGACAAAGTAAAAGTTAAAAACATTGAATTTTTAGATAGATCATTAGAACGCCGCCTGCTTTCTTTTGGAGTAAAAAAAGGCTGCGAACTATGCATGAAGCAAAAAACCATCCTAGGAGGACCTTGTATTATTGAATGTCAAGGTCAAATGATTAGCATCCGAAAACGCGATGCGGCTAAAATTGAGGTTGAGACAGCATGA
- a CDS encoding GNAT family N-acetyltransferase gives MEVIIRKMRKEDITSVQYVAKMSWYDTYEGIIPRSVQNRFLSEAYSNKRLLWRLRNSFIYVATIDEKIVGYANFFRLQNRGEIELGSIYILPAYQGKGIGSQLLEKGMKRSKELKIVYINVERENGIGRAFYQSKGFQLVDEFDDEFEGHLLKTMRMKLMI, from the coding sequence GTGGAGGTAATCATTCGTAAAATGAGAAAAGAAGATATTACGTCTGTTCAATACGTCGCAAAGATGAGCTGGTATGATACATATGAAGGAATTATTCCTAGAAGCGTTCAGAATCGGTTTCTTTCAGAAGCATACTCCAATAAAAGGCTGCTGTGGCGCTTGCGCAATTCGTTCATTTATGTAGCAACTATTGATGAGAAAATCGTAGGATACGCTAACTTTTTTCGACTACAAAACAGAGGGGAAATAGAACTAGGATCTATCTATATACTGCCTGCTTATCAAGGGAAAGGAATCGGTTCGCAATTGTTAGAAAAAGGAATGAAGCGCTCGAAGGAATTAAAAATCGTTTACATTAACGTAGAAAGGGAAAACGGAATAGGCCGTGCTTTTTATCAATCAAAAGGTTTCCAGCTCGTGGATGAATTTGATGATGAATTTGAAGGGCATTTGTTAAAAACGATGCGGATGAAGTTAATGATTTAA
- a CDS encoding YhgE/Pip domain-containing protein — MNMIKGEWKKIFSKPMTIVVICGLLFVPLLYNVIFLSAYWDPYGKTDQIPVAVVNEDKGATLDGKKLNVGRDFVDDLKKNDKFDWKFTNKEKALEGLKNEDYYLVLEIPKNFSKNATTLMDKDPKKMKFIYHTNAGKNYSGAQISSNAVAKINDQIKEAVTKQYAETVFDSFKQVADGLQKASDGAGELENGSKTLRDNMKKLADSTVTFEDGTAKLASGLTDARKGATDLNAGAAKLLNGADTINENLGSLNSGLGKLESGSSQLYSASSQLETGAVGVRDGLSKLQSATKQLNDGTQTLQGKLPQFTSGLNQVDAEVSSVTQQINQAEQEITQIKQQVDSKKAEFEQQQQALIDSINSNESIPDEQKQTLIAGIKKLTSQQFMDEQQQKAEQLKAKVDKVQELSAALQKLSKGGEDIQSAINKIADGQSQLYDGQTKVYNGAVKLADGEKQFNSKFAELNSGIADAHTGAGKLADGQQQIVDGLKKSEQGSAALANGLTQLENGATKLANGSKELTNGSSKLYDGSSKLSDGTSELHSSLADGAKDAKDVKADDKTYSMFSNPTDLKSDKQNNVDKYGVGLAPYILCIGLFAGTLMFSAVYPMKEPSIRPTSGISWFLSKFSVITIVGMLQAAIAVTALLWGLHLNVTSIWHFYIFTMITGVTFFTLILFLTTGLGKVGQYLAFIILLLQIGGSAGTFPKALVPEFFQAINPYLPMTYAIRGFREIISIGDDFGYVWHQAGVLGIFAAIFITLSLIMFYINARKEKHHTEEEAAA; from the coding sequence ATGAATATGATTAAAGGAGAATGGAAAAAAATCTTTTCCAAACCAATGACTATTGTTGTGATTTGCGGATTGTTATTTGTTCCATTACTTTATAATGTCATCTTTTTATCTGCTTACTGGGATCCATATGGAAAAACAGATCAAATTCCAGTTGCAGTGGTAAATGAAGATAAAGGTGCTACGTTAGATGGAAAGAAATTGAATGTTGGTCGTGATTTTGTTGATGATTTAAAGAAAAACGATAAATTTGACTGGAAATTTACGAACAAAGAAAAAGCGTTAGAAGGCTTAAAAAATGAGGATTACTATTTAGTTTTAGAAATTCCAAAGAATTTCTCCAAAAATGCAACAACATTAATGGATAAAGATCCTAAAAAAATGAAATTTATCTATCATACAAATGCCGGAAAGAACTATTCAGGCGCTCAAATTAGCTCAAATGCAGTGGCTAAAATCAATGATCAGATTAAAGAAGCAGTCACAAAGCAGTATGCTGAAACGGTATTTGACAGCTTTAAACAAGTAGCGGACGGTCTTCAAAAAGCAAGTGACGGTGCAGGAGAACTCGAAAACGGCTCGAAAACGCTGCGAGATAACATGAAGAAATTAGCAGACAGCACGGTTACATTCGAAGACGGTACAGCTAAATTAGCAAGTGGGTTAACGGATGCACGAAAAGGAGCAACAGATTTAAATGCAGGTGCCGCTAAGCTACTAAACGGTGCGGACACAATTAATGAAAACTTAGGCAGCCTAAACAGCGGTTTAGGGAAGTTAGAAAGTGGAAGCAGTCAATTATATAGCGCTTCTAGTCAATTAGAAACTGGAGCTGTTGGTGTTCGAGATGGATTGTCAAAGTTACAAAGTGCAACCAAACAACTTAATGATGGAACGCAGACACTTCAAGGAAAGCTTCCGCAGTTCACGAGCGGCTTAAACCAAGTGGACGCTGAAGTGAGCAGCGTTACGCAGCAAATTAATCAAGCGGAACAGGAAATTACGCAGATTAAACAGCAGGTCGATTCAAAAAAAGCAGAGTTTGAACAGCAGCAGCAAGCTCTCATTGACAGTATTAACAGCAATGAGTCCATTCCTGATGAGCAAAAACAAACGCTGATTGCAGGAATTAAAAAACTCACGTCTCAGCAGTTTATGGATGAACAGCAGCAAAAAGCAGAGCAGCTAAAAGCAAAAGTAGATAAAGTGCAAGAGTTATCTGCGGCGCTGCAAAAGCTTTCTAAAGGCGGAGAAGATATTCAAAGCGCTATTAATAAAATTGCTGATGGACAAAGTCAGCTGTACGATGGACAAACGAAAGTATATAACGGTGCTGTTAAATTAGCGGACGGAGAAAAGCAGTTCAACAGCAAATTTGCAGAGCTAAACAGCGGTATAGCTGACGCTCATACAGGAGCTGGAAAGCTTGCTGACGGGCAGCAGCAAATTGTGGATGGACTTAAGAAGTCTGAACAAGGAAGCGCAGCGCTAGCAAATGGTTTAACACAGCTAGAAAACGGGGCAACCAAATTAGCAAATGGTTCTAAAGAGTTAACAAATGGTTCGTCCAAACTATATGATGGTTCATCTAAATTATCAGATGGAACAAGCGAGCTTCATTCATCTTTAGCAGATGGTGCAAAAGATGCAAAAGATGTTAAAGCGGATGATAAAACATATAGCATGTTTTCAAATCCAACGGATTTAAAATCAGATAAACAAAACAACGTAGATAAGTACGGTGTCGGATTAGCTCCATACATCTTGTGTATTGGCTTGTTTGCGGGAACGTTAATGTTTTCGGCAGTATATCCAATGAAAGAGCCATCAATTCGACCGACATCAGGCATTTCGTGGTTCTTAAGTAAGTTTAGTGTCATTACTATTGTAGGTATGCTGCAGGCAGCGATTGCTGTTACAGCTCTTCTATGGGGCTTGCATTTAAACGTAACAAGCATTTGGCACTTCTATATCTTTACCATGATTACAGGTGTGACGTTCTTTACACTTATCTTGTTCTTAACAACAGGGTTAGGAAAAGTAGGGCAGTATTTAGCCTTTATTATTCTGCTGCTTCAAATTGGCGGCAGTGCAGGTACATTCCCTAAAGCACTTGTGCCGGAATTCTTCCAGGCAATCAATCCATACTTGCCTATGACCTATGCAATTCGCGGTTTCCGTGAAATCATTTCAATTGGTGATGATTTCGGCTATGTATGGCATCAGGCTGGCGTACTTGGAATCTTTGCAGCAATCTTCATCACTCTTTCATTGATAATGTTTTATATCAATGCCAGAAAAGAGAAGCATCACACAGAGGAAGAGGCAGCAGCATAA
- a CDS encoding class I SAM-dependent methyltransferase → MQLIKFSVYESDRVKKWQEGLKEWDGSISERMINDRAEDEFWQRYIEKMSFNSENDSVVKQLQQELLAFLNPNDSVMEIGPGWGNYTFSIADYVKELTCMDCSPSIIRYLQTQSDARSNLKFIEGKWEYKRLTDNYDAVVGINCFYRMHNIVDGLLNMNDSANRLAVIGMSAGPEKPHYVELHRKLGYEIKWRRKEYIDLLNILYELGIYADCKLVPITKTVTYETYEDLIKKNSTKVLSKDIDKLETEKIILQHVKKINGTYEYTYQYHMAFIYWKPIKRTR, encoded by the coding sequence ATGCAGCTTATAAAATTTTCGGTATATGAAAGTGATCGTGTGAAAAAGTGGCAGGAAGGGCTGAAAGAATGGGACGGTTCAATATCGGAACGGATGATAAATGACCGAGCTGAAGATGAATTTTGGCAGCGGTATATAGAAAAAATGTCTTTTAATTCAGAAAATGACTCTGTAGTCAAACAGCTTCAACAAGAACTTCTTGCTTTTTTGAATCCAAATGACTCTGTTATGGAAATTGGCCCTGGCTGGGGGAATTATACGTTTTCGATTGCTGATTATGTAAAAGAACTTACGTGTATGGATTGTTCGCCAAGCATTATTCGCTACTTACAAACGCAATCGGATGCCCGCTCTAATCTAAAGTTCATAGAAGGTAAATGGGAGTATAAGCGTCTAACAGATAACTATGATGCCGTAGTAGGAATAAATTGTTTTTACCGTATGCATAATATTGTCGATGGTCTCTTAAATATGAATGATTCGGCTAATCGTTTGGCGGTTATTGGCATGTCAGCGGGTCCAGAAAAGCCTCATTACGTAGAGTTACATAGAAAACTTGGGTACGAGATTAAATGGCGCCGTAAGGAATATATTGACTTACTAAATATTTTATATGAACTGGGCATTTATGCAGATTGTAAGCTGGTTCCTATAACCAAAACGGTAACCTATGAGACATACGAAGATCTCATCAAGAAGAACTCGACAAAGGTGCTTTCTAAAGATATTGACAAGTTAGAAACTGAGAAGATTATTTTACAGCATGTAAAGAAAATAAATGGCACATATGAGTATACGTATCAATATCATATGGCTTTTATTTATTGGAAACCGATAAAAAGAACCCGTTGA
- the rpoN gene encoding RNA polymerase factor sigma-54, with translation MQLGLDLSQKQLLKLAMTPELRQSINILNYSTADLVHYLHQQVNENPVIKLSAGDSQQKDSFDTREQRSYSKGYTDDEYNPFNYISDQTVTLESHLLEQLSMLNHLHSHQKHIVQFLIGNLNKNGFLAIEPKLAAELLNVSINEVNDMIHVLQSFDPIGVGAQNFVDSLLIQIKAKKSKPPFLYDVVKHDIEDIANKKYRNISKKYSISMREVQEIVDCLRTLNPRPAGDFHVPLTKYISPDVTVQKIDGRYHVILHSELLPPIEINSTYQKLVHRSACVTTDRYVQEKMHEATWLINSIEQRNATIYNVSKAIVEHQQDFFEMGISGLKPLTLKDIAQKVDCHESTVSRATNGKYIQTPRGLFELKYFFTNSLERTDGEQSNSTAFIKEKIKTLIAEENKLKPLSDQKLMSLLSSEGIQISRRTVAKYREEAGIESSSKRRRF, from the coding sequence ATGCAATTAGGTTTAGATTTATCCCAAAAACAACTATTAAAATTGGCCATGACACCTGAATTACGTCAGTCTATCAACATTTTAAATTATTCTACGGCCGATTTAGTTCATTATCTTCATCAGCAAGTCAATGAAAATCCTGTAATTAAACTGTCTGCTGGCGACTCTCAGCAAAAAGATTCATTTGATACTCGAGAACAGCGTTCATATTCAAAAGGTTATACCGATGACGAGTATAATCCGTTTAATTATATATCTGATCAAACTGTGACATTAGAGAGTCATTTATTAGAGCAGCTGTCTATGCTAAATCATTTACACTCACACCAAAAACACATCGTTCAATTTCTAATTGGAAACTTAAATAAAAACGGCTTTTTAGCAATTGAGCCAAAATTGGCAGCCGAACTGCTGAATGTTTCAATTAACGAAGTCAACGATATGATTCACGTTTTACAAAGCTTTGATCCAATTGGAGTAGGCGCTCAAAATTTTGTTGATTCACTGCTTATTCAAATTAAGGCCAAAAAGTCGAAGCCTCCCTTTTTATACGATGTGGTAAAACATGATATTGAAGATATTGCTAACAAAAAATATCGGAACATTTCAAAAAAATATTCTATTTCGATGCGTGAAGTACAAGAAATTGTAGACTGTCTCCGGACATTAAATCCTCGTCCGGCAGGAGATTTCCACGTCCCGCTTACGAAGTATATTTCACCTGATGTAACGGTCCAAAAAATTGATGGCCGCTATCATGTCATTCTTCATAGCGAGCTGCTTCCGCCCATCGAGATTAACAGCACCTATCAAAAGCTGGTTCATCGTTCCGCATGCGTAACGACGGATCGATACGTGCAGGAAAAAATGCATGAAGCTACTTGGCTAATCAATAGTATTGAGCAGCGTAATGCGACGATTTACAACGTGTCCAAAGCCATTGTGGAACATCAGCAAGATTTTTTCGAAATGGGTATTTCGGGGCTAAAGCCGCTTACCTTAAAAGATATTGCTCAAAAAGTAGACTGTCACGAATCAACGGTAAGCCGTGCGACTAACGGAAAGTATATTCAAACGCCACGCGGGCTGTTTGAGTTAAAATACTTTTTCACCAATTCTTTAGAGCGAACTGATGGCGAACAAAGCAATTCTACTGCCTTTATAAAAGAAAAAATTAAAACATTAATTGCCGAAGAAAATAAATTAAAACCTCTTTCAGATCAAAAGCTCATGTCTCTTCTTTCCAGCGAAGGAATTCAAATTTCAAGAAGAACAGTAGCTAAATACCGTGAAGAAGCAGGAATTGAAAGTTCTTCTAAGCGGCGACGATTTTAA
- a CDS encoding winged helix-turn-helix transcriptional regulator, translating to MNGGLTVKAPHYNVPVEATLEVIGGKWKVVILCLLKEGEKRFSELQRAMPAITKKMLSQQLKELEKDGVVNRKVYNEVPPKVEYSLSEEGETLREILNMMCAWGDRRMGNTPNCS from the coding sequence ATGAATGGAGGATTAACGGTGAAAGCACCCCACTATAATGTACCTGTTGAAGCAACGCTTGAAGTAATCGGCGGGAAATGGAAAGTCGTTATTTTATGCCTATTAAAAGAAGGCGAAAAACGTTTTAGTGAACTTCAGCGAGCTATGCCTGCTATTACCAAAAAAATGCTGTCTCAACAGCTAAAAGAATTAGAAAAAGACGGTGTGGTTAATAGAAAAGTATACAATGAAGTTCCTCCTAAAGTAGAGTACTCACTCAGTGAAGAAGGCGAAACCTTACGAGAAATTTTAAATATGATGTGCGCATGGGGAGATAGAAGAATGGGAAACACCCCAAATTGCAGCTAA
- a CDS encoding zinc-binding dehydrogenase, whose translation MKALLLEGKGKVSEMKVGDIQKPHPAKGEILVKIKATALNPVDYKTGNGGNPSWTYPHVLGLDSAGVVEEVGEEVTTVKVGDRVVYHSDLSKKGGFAQYGVTTAHTVSLIPQGVSFEDAAAIPCAGYTAYQALFHKMNASKGQTILIHAGAGGVGGFGIQLAKNAGLTVLTTASSANHKFVKSLGADYVIDYRKEDFVKKVLELTDGIGVDLVLDTVGRDNADESVKALAFNGQIAFIAGPPNVNDAISFAHPLSFHQVALGSVHQSNNVKEQRKLADMGNRMLLLLQENKLNALVEKVISLDEVSAALDELAARRVKGKIVAVIDK comes from the coding sequence ATGAAAGCTTTACTGCTAGAAGGCAAAGGGAAAGTAAGTGAGATGAAAGTCGGAGATATCCAAAAGCCGCATCCAGCTAAAGGTGAAATTTTAGTTAAAATTAAAGCTACTGCCCTGAACCCTGTAGATTATAAAACAGGAAACGGCGGTAATCCTAGTTGGACATATCCTCACGTATTAGGACTTGATTCAGCTGGCGTTGTCGAAGAAGTGGGAGAAGAAGTCACAACTGTCAAAGTCGGAGACCGCGTTGTATATCATAGCGATTTATCAAAAAAAGGCGGGTTTGCACAATACGGAGTGACAACAGCTCACACAGTTTCTCTTATTCCGCAAGGAGTTTCATTTGAAGACGCTGCGGCTATTCCATGTGCGGGGTATACAGCATATCAAGCATTGTTTCACAAAATGAACGCTTCAAAAGGACAAACGATTTTAATTCACGCAGGTGCTGGAGGGGTTGGAGGGTTTGGCATTCAGCTTGCCAAAAATGCAGGCCTTACAGTGCTCACAACCGCATCTTCTGCCAATCATAAGTTTGTGAAAAGTTTAGGTGCTGATTATGTAATCGACTACCGTAAAGAAGACTTTGTGAAAAAAGTGCTGGAGCTTACCGATGGAATCGGTGTAGATTTAGTCTTGGATACCGTTGGGCGTGACAATGCAGACGAGTCGGTGAAGGCTCTTGCTTTTAATGGTCAAATTGCATTCATCGCAGGACCGCCTAATGTAAACGATGCGATTTCGTTTGCGCACCCACTATCGTTTCATCAAGTTGCATTAGGAAGTGTACATCAGTCTAATAACGTAAAAGAACAGCGAAAACTTGCTGACATGGGAAATAGAATGCTTTTGCTTTTACAAGAAAATAAGCTAAATGCACTCGTGGAAAAAGTCATTTCACTAGACGAAGTGTCAGCAGCATTAGATGAACTGGCGGCTCGTCGAGTAAAAGGGAAAATTGTAGCTGTAATAGATAAATGA
- a CDS encoding ABC transporter ATP-binding protein, whose amino-acid sequence MSSIRGPRGMMKGPVVKPKHAKKTLHRIWSYMGKRKSPLAAAIILVIVTSLLNLLGPYLIGVIIDEHIIPKDISGTIRMSLILAGIYITTSLLTWLQTYLMVNVSFTTIGMLRQDLFAKLQTLSLRFFDKRAHGELMSRVTNDIDNLNNALSQSVIQALSSILSLVGITIAMFSLNWILAIITLIVIPLMVIIVRQILKRSSENFVKRQKDLGELNGFVEEAISGGEVVTLFSKEKDFLTVFNERNEQLRSSATKAETFSGFLGPVTNFINNLGLALVIGAGAFMAVQGSVTVGMIASFVNYSRQFSRPISQMANLVNTILSAIAGAERVFAIMDEQPDVTNKPNALSVTKFAGDVAFENVSFGYTDEKMILKNVTLTAKKGEMVALVGPTGSGKTTIINLLTRFYDIANGEIKIDGRSISDYNIHDLRNRIGIVLQDTYLFSGTIADNIRFGRLDASDEEVKSAAKMANAHSFIKHLPQQYDTVISAGGGNLSEGQKQLLSIARAMLSDCDILILDEATSNIDTKTEIDIQKGMSNLLKGKTSFVIAHRLKTIENADQILVLKDGQIIEEGNHRELLEKQGFYHKLYTQQFTI is encoded by the coding sequence ATGAGCTCTATTCGCGGCCCTAGAGGAATGATGAAAGGCCCTGTAGTTAAGCCAAAGCATGCGAAAAAAACACTGCACAGAATCTGGTCATATATGGGGAAACGAAAATCTCCGCTTGCGGCTGCGATAATCTTAGTTATTGTGACTTCCCTGCTTAATTTATTAGGTCCTTATTTAATTGGGGTTATTATTGATGAGCATATTATCCCCAAAGATATCAGCGGAACGATACGAATGTCACTTATTCTTGCAGGAATTTATATTACGACATCTTTGTTAACATGGCTGCAAACCTATTTAATGGTGAACGTTTCGTTTACGACTATTGGAATGCTTCGACAAGATTTATTTGCAAAGCTTCAGACTCTCTCTCTTCGCTTTTTTGACAAGCGAGCTCACGGAGAGTTAATGAGCAGAGTCACAAATGATATTGATAATCTAAACAACGCTCTGAGTCAAAGCGTTATTCAGGCTCTGTCCTCTATTTTGTCTTTAGTCGGCATTACTATTGCGATGTTCTCGCTCAACTGGATTCTTGCCATTATCACGCTGATTGTCATTCCATTAATGGTTATAATCGTTCGACAAATATTAAAACGAAGCAGTGAAAATTTTGTCAAACGCCAAAAAGACTTAGGTGAGCTAAACGGCTTTGTAGAAGAAGCAATCTCTGGAGGAGAAGTTGTTACGCTTTTTAGTAAGGAAAAAGACTTTTTAACTGTTTTTAATGAACGAAATGAACAGCTGAGAAGTTCAGCAACAAAAGCGGAAACATTTTCAGGCTTTTTAGGTCCTGTCACAAACTTTATTAACAACTTAGGCTTAGCACTAGTGATTGGAGCGGGAGCATTTATGGCTGTTCAAGGTAGCGTTACAGTTGGGATGATCGCTTCATTTGTTAACTACTCACGTCAGTTCTCTCGCCCAATTAGTCAAATGGCAAACTTAGTAAACACCATTCTTTCGGCTATTGCCGGCGCAGAGCGCGTGTTTGCGATTATGGATGAGCAGCCGGACGTCACAAACAAGCCAAACGCTCTTTCTGTTACAAAATTTGCAGGAGACGTTGCTTTTGAGAACGTATCATTTGGCTATACTGACGAAAAAATGATTTTAAAAAATGTTACACTTACAGCAAAAAAAGGTGAAATGGTTGCTTTGGTCGGTCCGACAGGTTCTGGTAAAACAACAATCATTAACTTGCTCACACGATTTTATGACATCGCAAACGGAGAAATTAAAATTGACGGCCGCTCCATCAGTGACTATAACATCCATGATTTACGAAACCGAATCGGCATTGTTCTTCAAGATACCTATTTATTTTCCGGTACGATTGCGGATAACATTCGATTTGGCAGGCTAGATGCCAGCGATGAAGAAGTTAAAAGCGCAGCAAAGATGGCCAATGCTCATTCTTTTATCAAGCACCTGCCGCAGCAATACGATACCGTGATTTCAGCTGGTGGAGGAAATTTAAGTGAAGGTCAAAAGCAGCTTTTATCGATTGCTCGAGCCATGCTCTCTGACTGTGATATTTTAATTTTAGACGAAGCTACTTCCAATATTGATACAAAAACAGAAATTGATATTCAAAAAGGAATGAGTAATCTATTAAAAGGAAAAACAAGCTTTGTGATTGCCCACCGCCTTAAAACGATTGAAAATGCAGATCAAATTCTTGTCTTAAAAGACGGACAAATTATTGAAGAAGGAAATCATCGCGAGCTGCTAGAGAAACAAGGTTTTTACCACAAGCTCTATACGCAGCAGTTTACGATTTAA
- a CDS encoding ABC transporter ATP-binding protein: MNTIKSLYPYLKPYKWLALFAPLLMVIEVLADLLQPTIMQHIIDYGIANNNQTYVITRSILMLMLAIIGLAAGIVCAILSTKAAVNFSTDIRKSLFEKIENLSNSNRDKLGTGHLITVMTNDVTSVQNALNMTLKVLVRGPLLFAGSIVIVLLTARSLFPIIVVVVPILFLCIWFVITKAGKLFKKVQQSVDRVNTKVQENLSGMRVVKAYVRESYEINQFKEANSSLTRANMSAVQLISLLMPVILFVVNIGMVATLWLGGLQVEAGKIEAGVILAFINYLTIILNGLMSSSMVLMQITRAFPSAERIDSVLKTKIDIPPANSAAQINRLKGDLSFQNVTYSYSKNGENVLKDISFTAKHGETIGIIGSTGSGKSTLAKLISRLYDPDDGEIFVDGKNLTDYDVKVLRSSIGFIPQKATLFTGTIDMNIRMGKDHASSSEIEDAADFACATEFIEKLPERYEYPLTRGATNLSGGQKQRVSIARAFVRKPAILVIDDATSALDAVSEAQVLKHLKEEFADATVIIIASKISSLLHADHIIVMDEGKIAEQGTHEELLRYRSLYYDIYLAQGGKEVLPSE; the protein is encoded by the coding sequence GTGAATACAATTAAATCTTTGTACCCTTACTTAAAACCTTACAAATGGCTCGCGCTGTTTGCCCCGCTATTGATGGTAATTGAAGTGTTAGCTGACCTTCTTCAGCCTACTATTATGCAGCATATCATTGATTATGGCATTGCAAACAACAATCAAACATATGTTATCACCCGAAGTATCCTTATGCTCATGTTAGCAATCATTGGCTTAGCTGCCGGTATCGTCTGCGCCATCCTTAGCACAAAAGCGGCAGTGAATTTTTCTACCGATATTCGGAAATCACTTTTTGAAAAGATTGAAAACCTCTCAAACAGCAACAGAGACAAACTAGGGACTGGTCACTTAATTACCGTCATGACAAATGATGTAACGAGTGTTCAAAACGCATTGAATATGACGCTAAAAGTATTAGTTAGAGGTCCTTTACTCTTTGCAGGAAGTATTGTGATCGTGTTATTAACCGCTCGTTCTTTGTTTCCTATTATCGTCGTGGTCGTCCCTATTTTATTTTTATGCATTTGGTTTGTGATCACGAAAGCTGGAAAACTTTTTAAAAAAGTTCAGCAAAGCGTTGATCGTGTAAACACAAAAGTCCAAGAAAATTTATCAGGGATGCGTGTAGTAAAAGCGTATGTAAGAGAATCATATGAAATCAATCAGTTTAAAGAAGCAAACAGCTCCTTGACGCGCGCTAATATGAGTGCTGTTCAGCTTATTTCGCTTTTAATGCCCGTTATTTTATTTGTAGTAAATATCGGAATGGTAGCTACTCTATGGCTGGGAGGACTTCAAGTCGAAGCAGGAAAAATTGAAGCAGGTGTGATTTTAGCTTTTATTAATTACTTAACGATTATTTTAAACGGACTTATGTCAAGCAGCATGGTGCTGATGCAAATTACACGCGCATTCCCTTCAGCTGAACGAATCGATTCTGTTTTAAAAACAAAAATAGATATTCCTCCAGCAAACTCTGCTGCTCAAATCAACAGACTTAAAGGCGATTTATCGTTTCAAAACGTTACATACAGCTATAGTAAAAATGGCGAAAACGTATTAAAAGATATTTCATTTACTGCTAAACACGGGGAAACCATTGGCATTATCGGCTCTACTGGAAGCGGAAAGTCGACGCTTGCAAAACTTATTTCCCGCTTATATGATCCTGATGACGGCGAAATCTTCGTGGATGGAAAAAATCTTACGGACTATGACGTAAAAGTGCTTCGCTCATCCATTGGGTTTATTCCTCAAAAAGCTACGCTGTTTACCGGCACGATTGATATGAATATTCGAATGGGAAAAGATCATGCTTCTTCCTCAGAAATTGAAGATGCTGCAGATTTTGCATGCGCAACGGAGTTTATTGAAAAACTCCCAGAAAGATATGAGTATCCTTTAACGCGGGGAGCAACCAATTTATCAGGAGGGCAAAAGCAGCGTGTTTCAATCGCGCGTGCATTTGTTAGAAAGCCCGCTATCCTGGTCATCGATGATGCAACTTCGGCATTAGACGCTGTCTCAGAAGCGCAGGTACTAAAACATTTAAAAGAAGAGTTTGCTGATGCGACCGTTATCATTATTGCTTCTAAAATTTCGTCTCTTCTCCACGCTGATCATATTATCGTCATGGATGAAGGCAAAATTGCTGAACAAGGGACTCATGAAGAATTGCTTCGTTATCGCTCTCTTTATTACGACATTTATCTTGCACAAGGCGGAAAAGAGGTGTTGCCTAGTGAATAA
- a CDS encoding DUF6985 domain-containing protein, whose protein sequence is MNQTLRVHHPLFGSLLYDSAWVGEKQVTFFGQKQHVLLTIDGDKEKPFQKRQEEAFQAFWLQGELLLKRTEKALFDYYQQVRDEYRTQVEKDVVDLLVPNVKKRKDIGFLVECIQIFVPEAPHDTRELGLFFECTWEEEHMLAVKFRNEQIAAIGLQEDLF, encoded by the coding sequence ATGAATCAAACATTACGAGTACATCATCCACTTTTTGGATCTTTGTTATATGACTCGGCCTGGGTTGGAGAAAAACAGGTCACTTTCTTTGGACAAAAACAACACGTGTTGCTGACAATTGATGGAGATAAAGAGAAGCCATTTCAAAAACGCCAAGAAGAGGCCTTTCAAGCATTTTGGCTTCAAGGTGAATTATTGTTAAAGAGGACGGAAAAAGCTCTTTTTGATTATTATCAACAGGTGCGAGATGAATACAGAACTCAAGTTGAAAAAGACGTGGTAGACTTATTAGTTCCGAATGTAAAAAAGCGAAAAGACATCGGTTTTTTAGTTGAGTGTATTCAAATCTTTGTCCCTGAAGCACCTCATGATACAAGAGAACTTGGTTTGTTTTTTGAATGTACGTGGGAAGAAGAGCATATGTTAGCTGTAAAGTTTAGAAATGAACAAATTGCCGCTATTGGTTTACAAGAAGATTTATTCTAG